From a region of the Citricoccus muralis genome:
- a CDS encoding histidinol-phosphate transaminase: protein MSNSDTQSTPEALAALPLRENLRGLSPYGAPQLEVPVTLNTNENTHPVPDEVVEAIAASVAEAAVTLNRYPDREFTELRKRLSEYLGHGLSETQLWAANGSNEILQQLLQAFGGPGRTVMGFPPTYSMYPLLAAGTDTGYLAGVRGENFSLSAASAARQVAEHRPNVVLLCSPNNPTGTALGLDVVEAVYEAAEAHQGMVVVDEAYAEFALAGTESALSLLTGRPRLVVTRTMSKAFALAGARLGYLAAAPEVTDALRLVRLPYHLSAVAQATANAALQHYDVLLETVEDIKRQRDRIVEGLRALGLDPAVSDSNFVFFGGLGDAHAVWQGLLDRGVLVRDVGIAHHLRVTAGTEAETTAFLDALREVMTGA, encoded by the coding sequence GTGAGCAATTCGGATACCCAGTCCACCCCGGAGGCCCTGGCCGCCCTCCCGCTGCGCGAGAACTTGCGGGGCCTGAGCCCCTATGGCGCCCCGCAGCTGGAGGTGCCCGTCACGTTGAACACCAACGAGAACACGCATCCGGTGCCGGACGAGGTGGTGGAGGCCATCGCCGCATCGGTGGCCGAGGCCGCCGTGACCCTGAACCGCTATCCGGACCGCGAGTTCACCGAGCTGCGCAAGCGGTTGTCCGAGTACCTGGGCCACGGGCTTTCCGAGACACAGCTCTGGGCCGCCAACGGCTCCAACGAGATCCTGCAGCAGTTGCTCCAGGCCTTCGGCGGCCCCGGACGCACCGTCATGGGCTTCCCGCCCACCTACTCCATGTACCCGCTGCTGGCCGCTGGGACGGACACCGGCTACTTGGCCGGTGTGCGCGGGGAGAACTTCTCCCTGTCGGCCGCCTCAGCCGCACGGCAGGTGGCGGAGCACCGGCCGAACGTAGTGCTGCTGTGCTCTCCGAACAATCCCACCGGCACGGCCCTCGGCCTGGATGTGGTCGAGGCCGTCTACGAGGCGGCCGAGGCCCACCAGGGCATGGTCGTCGTGGACGAGGCATACGCCGAGTTCGCCCTCGCCGGCACCGAATCGGCGCTGTCCCTGTTGACGGGCCGGCCACGGCTCGTGGTGACCCGCACCATGTCCAAGGCCTTCGCCCTGGCCGGTGCCCGGCTCGGTTACCTGGCCGCCGCACCCGAGGTCACCGACGCCCTGCGCCTGGTGCGGCTGCCCTACCACCTTTCCGCGGTGGCCCAGGCGACGGCCAACGCCGCACTGCAGCACTACGACGTGCTGTTGGAGACCGTCGAGGACATCAAACGCCAGCGGGATCGGATCGTTGAGGGCCTGCGCGCCCTGGGTCTTGATCCGGCCGTCTCGGACTCCAACTTCGTGTTCTTCGGCGGACTCGGGGATGCCCATGCTGTATGGCAGGGACTGCTGGACCGCGGCGTGCTGGTGCGCGACGTCGGCATCGCCCACCACCTGCGCGTCACCGCCGGTACCGAGGCCGAGACCACGGCCTTCCTGGACGCCCTGCGCGAGGTGATGACCGGAGCCTGA